GGCATCCGTCAGGGCGCGTTGCACTCAGCGGTCTCCGCGGTGTAGCGGGCGACGACCGCAGCGGTGGCGCGGTGCTGTCGGGCCAGTCCGCGGGCTCATCGGGAATGGCGCGGTCCGAGATCCCTCCCCAGACATCGTGCGTCTGCCCGGATGCTGGCTGACCTTCCGCGCCAGCAGCTTGGCTCTTGCCGTCCGATCCCCGGCTACTGCGGCCGCTGATCGTCGGGCAGCGGATCCAGCGTGGTCCAGATCCTGACTGCCGCGGCAGGTGCTGCCATGGTCCCGGGCGGGGGTTCTTGGTAGGCAATGACCATGCTCAGCGGCAATTGTTGGTCCATGTTGTAGTAGCCCAGAAAAAGCCCCAGATCACGGCAGAGAGCGTGGGCTTCCCGCCCCGTCATCCCGACCACGTCAGGGACTTCGATACTTGCCGGCCAGTCACCCATCTCCGCACCATACGGCCGACTCCGCCGCAGCGGCGAGGCCTCCGCGCCACGACGAAACAACGTCCCGCACACCCACACTGGCAGCCTGCCTGGCACCGAACGAGCCGACCGTTGCCTCATGCAAGTCTGCGGCATCACCTTCTCCGCGACGGCGCGAAGACAGTGCTTGAGCATAGGCCCGGCTCGACGGGGTAGACGGACGGCGCTGGACGGGGAAGGACCGTGACCTGGGGAGGTCAAACGGTCCTTCCCCGTTCTCATGACTGCACGCAAACTACCCATCCCCAGGCCCGTCCCCCCGAACGCCTCGACGTCGCCCCCCGACCGCGTGCTGGGTGATGTCAGCCGCCTGGTGTAGCGGCGCGGGATTCTTGACTTCGCAGGTCAGTTGACCGATGCAGTCGCTTCGCGCCGGATGGGCGTGCTTACGCCCGCGCGCAGCACGCGCTGCGGCCGGGTGAGCCAGCCGGCTATCCCCACCTCGCCCCTGAGCGGAGCCACACGGCCGGTATGGCTACACCACGCGGCGGGACGCCAGCGCATGCTGCCCACTGCCGCCCACCGGG
Above is a window of Streptomyces sp. NBC_00490 DNA encoding:
- a CDS encoding PASTA domain-containing protein, giving the protein MGDWPASIEVPDVVGMTGREAHALCRDLGLFLGYYNMDQQLPLSMVIAYQEPPPGTMAAPAAAVRIWTTLDPLPDDQRPQ